The Pseudolabrys sp. FHR47 genome contains a region encoding:
- a CDS encoding TonB-dependent siderophore receptor, which translates to MLSRTVSMAALLMVLGPVVFGSAAHAQSAPTVSLDTIEVNATRRADSSSDTEDYVVKRSTTATKTNTPWIETPQSISSVTSDQMRDQKPATFAETVRYSAGVKGETFGSDYRNDWFLLRGFTSQNEAIFLDGMQLFYTSYASWKLHPYALDRVDVLLGPSAALYSGGSPGGVINATSKRPPMTAQHEIEIGVDNYGNRHVGFDIGGPLAVASDYGKFYYRLTGWAQAGDTQTDYTKNDVYFINPALTWKPNMNTTLTLLASISRTKTNGLNFLPYEGTVTAAPYGRISTSRFTGEPSNDEHRRDQQMVGYQFETALSDSVTFRQNARYAHDDVHLTQVYGVGYATTAAAANLARFNFWDNPTANQFNLDNQLEYKFRTGPLSHTALVGADLKYYTIDDYGVFAGATPLDLINPVYTPTARASGAPFQDYYLTQRTGGVYGQDQIKLGRMIVTLSGRYDSVRTENDNHIGADQSRNDGRFSGRAGLSYLLPGGVAPYVVYSTSYNPVIGTNSVTNQLLEPETGRQTEVGVKIEPSWFNGHFSAAYFDLARRNVLTTDPGNPLLSTQTGAVKSRGWEFEAVATPLPGLKLKAAYTMYDMETTEDLNPANIGKMPTGVPEQFGSIWADYTLQSGVLAGFGFGGGVRYVGSSWADTDNTMPVPSYTLVDATVHYEIKGWRAAINVVNLFDKTYVASCSSPSACYYGERMRTTASLAYRW; encoded by the coding sequence ATGCTGAGCCGAACCGTCAGCATGGCGGCATTGCTAATGGTGCTTGGGCCCGTGGTGTTTGGGTCTGCCGCGCATGCGCAATCCGCGCCGACCGTCAGCCTGGACACCATCGAAGTCAACGCCACGCGGCGAGCGGACTCGTCGTCCGATACCGAGGACTATGTCGTCAAACGCTCGACGACCGCGACGAAGACGAACACACCGTGGATCGAAACGCCGCAGTCAATCAGCAGCGTCACCAGCGATCAGATGCGCGACCAGAAGCCGGCGACCTTCGCAGAAACCGTGCGCTACTCGGCCGGAGTCAAAGGCGAGACCTTCGGCTCCGACTATCGCAATGATTGGTTCCTGCTGCGCGGCTTCACCTCGCAGAACGAGGCAATCTTCCTCGACGGCATGCAGCTCTTTTACACCTCTTATGCGAGCTGGAAGCTGCATCCTTATGCGCTCGACCGCGTCGATGTTCTGCTCGGCCCGTCCGCGGCGCTTTACAGCGGTGGCAGTCCGGGCGGCGTTATCAATGCGACCAGCAAGCGGCCGCCGATGACGGCCCAGCACGAAATCGAGATTGGCGTCGACAACTATGGCAACCGCCATGTCGGTTTCGATATTGGCGGGCCGCTGGCGGTCGCGTCCGATTACGGCAAGTTTTATTACCGGCTGACCGGATGGGCCCAGGCGGGCGACACCCAGACCGACTACACCAAGAACGACGTCTATTTCATCAATCCGGCGTTGACGTGGAAGCCAAACATGAACACCACGTTGACGCTGCTGGCGTCGATCTCGCGGACCAAAACCAACGGGCTCAACTTCTTGCCCTATGAAGGCACCGTTACGGCCGCGCCCTATGGCCGCATTTCGACGTCACGCTTCACCGGTGAGCCGAGCAATGACGAACATCGCCGAGACCAGCAGATGGTCGGCTACCAGTTCGAAACGGCATTGTCCGACAGTGTCACGTTCCGGCAGAATGCCCGCTACGCTCATGACGATGTGCATCTGACCCAGGTTTATGGAGTCGGCTACGCGACCACGGCCGCCGCCGCGAACCTCGCCCGCTTCAACTTCTGGGACAACCCGACGGCCAACCAGTTCAATCTCGACAATCAGCTCGAATACAAGTTTCGCACCGGACCGCTGTCACACACGGCATTGGTGGGTGCCGACTTGAAGTACTACACCATCGACGACTACGGCGTTTTTGCTGGTGCGACGCCGCTCGATCTCATCAATCCCGTTTATACGCCCACCGCCAGGGCGAGCGGCGCGCCGTTCCAGGACTATTACCTCACGCAGCGCACCGGCGGGGTCTACGGCCAGGATCAGATCAAACTCGGCCGAATGATCGTGACGCTCAGCGGTCGCTACGATTCTGTTCGCACCGAGAACGACAACCACATCGGCGCCGACCAATCCCGGAACGACGGCCGCTTCAGCGGCCGGGCCGGCCTCAGCTATCTGCTGCCAGGCGGTGTCGCCCCGTATGTCGTATACTCCACGAGTTACAATCCTGTGATCGGCACCAATTCGGTCACGAACCAGCTGCTCGAGCCCGAGACGGGTCGGCAGACCGAAGTCGGCGTCAAGATCGAGCCGTCCTGGTTCAACGGCCATTTCAGCGCCGCCTATTTCGATCTCGCCCGCCGCAATGTGCTGACGACCGATCCGGGCAACCCGTTGCTTTCCACGCAGACCGGCGCGGTCAAATCGCGCGGCTGGGAATTCGAAGCCGTCGCCACGCCTTTGCCGGGGCTGAAGCTCAAAGCCGCCTACACCATGTACGACATGGAGACGACGGAGGATCTCAATCCAGCCAATATCGGCAAAATGCCCACCGGCGTTCCCGAGCAGTTCGGTTCGATTTGGGCGGACTACACGCTACAGTCAGGCGTACTCGCCGGTTTCGGTTTCGGCGGCGGCGTTCGCTATGTCGGATCGAGTTGGGCGGATACGGACAATACGATGCCAGTGCCGTCCTACACGCTGGTCGATGCCACCGTGCACTACGAGATCAAGGGTTGGCGCGCCGCGATCAATGTCGTGAACCTGTTCGACAAGACTTATGTCGCGTCCTGTTCGTCGCCCTCGGCCTGCTACTACGGCGAACGCATGCGCACGACCGCCAGCCTCGCCTACCGCTGGTAG
- a CDS encoding HlyD family secretion protein has product MNKTRTLIAVIAVAIVGGGYGLWHWLNASPLPPGIASANGRIEATEIDIAAKTPGRLREVMVDEGDFVTTGQILARMDTDVLEAQLREAQAQVRRATIAIDTARSQVVQRRAEKQAATAVIAQRNAELDAAQRRFDRSEQLAKSGSGSIESLDNDRARYEGAKAAVSAAEAQAAALDSAISAAQAQVIDAEAAVDAAKATVDRIKADIADGTLVAPRDGRVQYRVAQPGEVLGAGGKVLNMVDLSDVYMTFFLSTETAGRVAIGSEVHLILDAIPQYVVPARATFVADVAQFTPKTVETAEERQKLMFRIKAKIAPELLRKYIRQVKTGLPGTAYVRLNADTKWPPQLEARLPQ; this is encoded by the coding sequence GTGAATAAGACAAGAACATTGATCGCCGTAATTGCCGTCGCGATCGTCGGCGGTGGTTATGGGCTGTGGCACTGGCTCAATGCCTCGCCGCTGCCTCCAGGGATCGCGAGCGCCAACGGCCGGATCGAAGCGACCGAGATCGACATCGCGGCGAAAACGCCGGGGCGTCTCAGGGAGGTCATGGTCGACGAAGGCGACTTCGTCACCACGGGCCAGATCCTTGCTCGGATGGATACGGACGTCCTCGAAGCGCAGCTCCGCGAGGCGCAGGCGCAAGTGCGGCGCGCCACCATCGCGATCGACACGGCGCGCAGCCAGGTGGTGCAGCGCCGGGCGGAGAAGCAGGCCGCCACCGCGGTGATCGCTCAGCGCAACGCCGAGCTCGACGCCGCGCAGAGGCGCTTCGATCGCTCCGAACAACTCGCCAAGTCCGGCAGCGGCTCCATTGAAAGTCTCGACAACGACCGGGCCCGCTACGAAGGAGCAAAGGCTGCGGTCAGTGCGGCGGAAGCGCAGGCGGCGGCCCTCGATTCTGCGATAAGTGCGGCGCAGGCGCAGGTGATCGACGCCGAGGCCGCAGTCGATGCCGCCAAGGCGACCGTTGATCGCATCAAGGCCGATATAGCGGATGGCACGCTGGTCGCGCCGCGTGACGGAAGGGTTCAGTATCGCGTCGCGCAGCCGGGAGAAGTGCTGGGGGCGGGCGGCAAAGTTCTCAACATGGTCGATCTCAGCGACGTCTACATGACGTTCTTTCTGTCCACGGAAACCGCCGGCCGCGTCGCGATCGGCAGCGAGGTTCATCTGATCCTCGACGCCATCCCGCAATATGTCGTGCCTGCGCGCGCAACCTTTGTCGCCGATGTCGCCCAGTTCACGCCGAAGACCGTCGAGACGGCGGAAGAACGGCAGAAGCTGATGTTCCGTATCAAGGCTAAAATCGCGCCGGAACTGCTGCGGAAATACATCCGTCAGGTCAAGACGGGCCTGCCGGGAACCGCCTATGTGCGGCTGAATGCCGATACGAAATGGCCACCCCAGCTCGAGGCCAGGCTGCCGCAATGA